DNA from Castellaniella sp. MT123:
AGGGTTTCCATATCCTGACCTGGTGGTGGACCGAAGGCGGGATCGCCAACAAGGCGCATCCGATCACGACGCCTGATAGCGTCAAGGGGCTGAAATTCCGGGGAGCGGACCGCACGATCGACACAATGCTCAGGGCGGCGGGGGCGTCTGTCTTTTCCATGCCGTCCACGGAGCTCTACAACGCCTTGCAGACGGGCGTGCTGGACGGATTGATGACGTCCTACGAGACCTTCATGAGCATGCGTCTGTATGAACAGACGAAATATGCCACCTTGGGTGGGGACTACACGATTTTCGTGGTGTTCCAGCCGCTGGTGATTTCAACCAAGACCTGGGACAGCCTGACCGACGCGCAGAAGAAAATCTTCGAAAAAGCTGCGGATGCCACCCTGCCTTCCTTCAACAAGGAGCAGGATCGCATCAAATTCGAGGCCGTGAAGAAATTCAAGGCGGCGGGTGTCCAGGTGCATGCAATGACCAAGGACGATTACGACAGCTGGCTGGCACTTGCCCACAAGACGGCGTGGCCCGAGTACGCGTCGATCAGTCCGGCGGCCAAGGGCCTGCTGGAGTCGGTCGAGGCACTGTCCAAGAAATAAATCGCCGCGTGTTCACTCGCGCCCGGAGGTTCGTGTGCATATCCTGGAAAAGTGTCTGGCTCGGGTCAATGCCGCCCTGGCTGTTCTGGCGGCCATCCTGCTGGTGGTGGCGACCGTCATCATCACCTGGATGGTATTCAAGCGAGGCATCGGCCTGCAAAGCTCGTGGGAATTGGAAACGGCCATCGAGCTGATGATCAGCGCCACGTTTCTCGCCTCTCCCTATACGCTGACCACTGGCGGCCACGTCAAGATGGACTTGCTGGACACCTGGTTGTCGGGATCGGCCGCCCAATGGGTGCCGCTGCTACCCAAGGTTCTGGCATGCGCCGTGTGCCTGTATCTGGGCTATGCCGGACTGGACATGACGATGCATGCCTATGTCACGGGCGAGCGGGCGCTGGGGGTCTGGCAGCCGCTCGTCTGGCCGAAATATTCCACGGTGGCGATCGGCATGCTGCTGACCGCCGCGCAGTATGTCCTGGAAATTCTGCGGGCCATCGGGTACCGCGAACAGGGGGTCGATCATGTCTGAGCTGCAGATTGGCTTTGTGCTGTTCATTGCTACCTTTTTGGTGTTGTTCTCGGGCATCCCGATCGGATTCGGGCTGGTTCTGATTTCCATCGTGTTCCTGGTGGTGTTCGGGGATGGCGGCGCGTTGGCGGCGGTATCGAATATCTTCGTCGGGGAATTGTCCAGTTTTGCGCTGCTGAC
Protein-coding regions in this window:
- the dctP gene encoding TRAP transporter substrate-binding protein DctP, which produces MKFKTLMLAAMCALAAATVQAKTLKLSHQWPQGDGRDAGARLFVQEVQKQDPSIKFRVYPGASLISNPLKQIDALADGSIDLSIFPLIYAVGKAPEFSITILPGAISGVQDAMRFKGTDYEKRLQEIARQQGFHILTWWWTEGGIANKAHPITTPDSVKGLKFRGADRTIDTMLRAAGASVFSMPSTELYNALQTGVLDGLMTSYETFMSMRLYEQTKYATLGGDYTIFVVFQPLVISTKTWDSLTDAQKKIFEKAADATLPSFNKEQDRIKFEAVKKFKAAGVQVHAMTKDDYDSWLALAHKTAWPEYASISPAAKGLLESVEALSKK
- a CDS encoding TRAP transporter small permease produces the protein MHILEKCLARVNAALAVLAAILLVVATVIITWMVFKRGIGLQSSWELETAIELMISATFLASPYTLTTGGHVKMDLLDTWLSGSAAQWVPLLPKVLACAVCLYLGYAGLDMTMHAYVTGERALGVWQPLVWPKYSTVAIGMLLTAAQYVLEILRAIGYREQGVDHV